The Azospirillum baldaniorum genome segment CCACCACCCACACAGTGTCGAGAGGAACGATGTCGAGCAGGGAGGCGCCCGGCACGACGAGGCGGCCGACGCGGACCTGACGGTTGCCGACCGCGCCGCCGACCGGCGCGCACCACGGTGCTCTCGAGATCGATCCGGGCGAGGTCGCGCGCGGCTTCGGCCTGCGCCACGGCGGCGACGGCCGCGTCGCGTTGCGCGGCAAGGACGGCGAGGCGCTGCTGCTGGGCCTCGACCGTCGCCGAGGCGGCCGATACGCCCGCCTCCGCTTTCAAGCGCGCCGCGTCGCTTTCATCCAGGTGGGCCTGGCTGACGGCGTTGCCGCGGATCAGCTCACGGCGGCGGTCGTAGGCCTTGGCCGCGAGCGTCATCTCGGCCATGGCCGACCGTCTCTGGGCGTCGGCCTGCCGGATCAGGACATGCTGAAGCCGGGTCTCCGCATCGACGTTGGTAAGCCGGGCTTGGGCCGCCTCGACATTGGCCACCGCTTGGGCAAGCCGCGCGCGATAATCGCGATCGTCGATCCGGAACAGGACATCGTCGGCTCCGATGGTCTGGTTGTCGGCGACCTCGACGGCGGTGACGTAGCCGGCGACCTTGGGTGCGAGCGAGGTCAAGTCGCCGCGGACATAGGCGTTGTCGGTCGCCGTCCCGCTGTTTGAACGGGCCCAGTTCCACCCGCCCGCCGCGGCCAGCACGGCGCCGAGGCACAGCAGCACGCCGAACGTCCTTCTTTTGTTGGGGCGCGCCGCGGCGCCGACCGCGGAGCGTTTGCCGGTGACGCTTGCGCCGGTGATGACGGCCCCCCTATCCTCGAGCCTGTCCATTCCCTCATTCCCTGTTGGCGGTGTCCCAGCGTCGTCGCCACCGATCGCCACAGCTCCCGTCCGCATCGGCTCAGGCCTTGGCGGCCACCGGGAGGCGGAAGGGGGCACCCAGCCGGTTGAAGGCGTTCATCGCGGCGATGGCGATGGTGAGATCGACCAGCTCCTTCGGCGCAAACGCCGCCGCTGCCGCCGCATAGGCGGTGTCGGACGCGTGGGTTTCGCTGATGCGGGTCACCTCCTCGGCCCAGGCCAGGGCCGCACGCTCCGTGTCGGAGAACAGGTGTGGCACCTCCTCCCACACCGGCACCAGCGTGGCCTTGTCGACCGACATGGTCTTCCGCAGGTCGCGGCTGTGCAGGTCGATGCAGTGGGCGCAGCCGTTGATCTGCGAGACCCTGAGGAACACGAGATGGATGAGCTCCTCGGGCAGGTTGGTGTTCTTCGTGACGTAATGATGGACGCCGAACAGAGCCTTCGCGCCGTCGGGCGCGACCTCGTGCCAAGCCATGCGTGTCATGATGTTTGCCTTTCCGGACAACAAAAGAGGACGGTTTCCGCGTCACCGGCCCATGGCCGGCGTCGGATGGTTTCAAAGCCCTTCAGGGCGCGGCCTACCGGCCGAGCCAGTCCGCGAACCGGATGGCGCCGAGGCGCGGGTTCTGGCCGGGGGTCAGCGACTGGTCGTTGAGGACGTCGCCGAAGTAGCGGGCATGGATGTCCGGCACGACCTGGCGCGTGTCGTTCGTCGCCTGCAGGAAGCGCCGGACCAGTTCGTCGAGCGGGATGGCCTCCGGACCGGCGACCTCGAGCGTGTCGTTGACCGGCGGCGCGAGCGCGACTTCGGCGAGCGCCGCCACCACGTCGTCGGAGGCGATCGGCTGGATCAGCGCCGGCGAGAGGCGGACCTCCCCGCCGACGGTGGCCGACTGCGCGATCCCACCGACGAATTCGAAGAACTGCGTGGCGCGCAGGATGCTGTAGGGGATGCCGGAAGCCTTGATCAGGGCTTCCTGGGCGACCTTCGCCCGGAAATAGCCGTTGTCGGGAAGCCGTTCGCTGCCGACGATCGAGAGGGCGACGTGATGGCGGACGCCGAACGCCGCTTCGGCGGCCAGCAGGTTGCGGCCCGAGGTCTCGAAGAAGTCGAGGACGGCCTTGTCCTCCCAGACCGGCGCGTTCGCCACGTCGACGACGACGGCGGCTCCATCCATCGCCTGGACCAGGCCCTCGCGGGTGATGGTGTTCACGCCCGTGTTCGGGGAGGCCGCGAGCGCCTCGTGGCCGCGCTCGCGGAGGGTCTTCACCAGCTTCGATCCGATGAGGCCGGTGCCTCCGATGACGACGATCTTCATGGGGGCTCTCCGTTTCTCTCGACGGAAACCAGCGCCGCCGATGGAAGGGAGAGTGCCCGGGCGCGCCGGGGAAGTCCTTGCGGCTGGCTTGAATTGCCCTCCAAGGATGCTTGGTTTTCCGTCCACGCGCTGCCGTGCTATCAAGGGCGCGCACCGTTCGCCCGTCGTCCCGGACACAGGGAGCCGAGAGCGCACGGCCCAGGGGGAAGCCGGCCTTGCGCTTCATGTTTGGAGACTATCAGCTCGATCAGGAGCGCCGGGAACTGACCCTGCGCGGTCGGATCGTGGGCGTCGGCCCGCAGGTCTTCGACCTGTTGCTGCATCTCGTCCGCAACCGCGACCGCGTCGTCAGCAAGGACGATCTGCTGGAGGTGGTGTGGAACGGACGGATCGTCTCGGAATCGACCATCACCAGCCACATCAACGCGGTCCGCAAGGCCATCGGCGACAATGGCGAGGAACAGCGGCTGATCCGCACGGTCCCCCGCAAAGGTTTCCGCTTCGTCGGGGCGATCGAAGTCGGGGCGGCCGGGGTCGGCGCGATCGGGGAGACACCCCAGCCCGGCGGGTCAGGCATCGCCAGCCGCGCCTCCAGCGAAGGCAGGGAGACACCGTCCGGGCCGGTCCTGCCGGACAAGCCCTCCATCACCGTCCTGCCCTTCCAGAACCTGAGCGGCGATCCGGAGCAGGACTATTTTGCCGACGGGGTGGTGGAGGACATCATCGCCGCCCTGTCGCGCCTCCGCTGGCTGTTCGTCATCGCGCGCAACTCGAGCTTCGCCTACAAGGGCCGGGCGGTGGACGTGACAGAGGTGGGTCGCGAGCTGGGCGTCCGCTACGTGCTCGAAGGCAGCGTGCGCAAGTCCGGGAACAAGGTGCGCATCACCGGGCAGCTGATCGACGCGACCACCGGGACGCATCTCTGGGCGGAGCGTTTCGAGGGCACGCTCGACGACCTCTTCGAGCTGCAGGACCGGATCGCCGAAAGCGTCGTCGGTGCCATCGCACCGCAGCTCGAGCGGGCGGAGATCGAGCGCGCCAAGCGCAAGCCGACGGAAAGCCTGGGTGCCTACGACTACTACCTGCGCGGCATGGCGAAGCTGCACAGCGGAACCCGCGAGGCGATCGACGCGGCGCTGCCCCTGTTCCATAAGGCGACCGAACTCGATCCGGAATTCGCCTCGGCCTATGGCGGGGCGGCCTGGTGCCATCTCTGGCGCAAGGTTAATGGCTGGATGACCGACCGGCCCCGGGAGATCGGCGAGGGGGTGCGGTTGGCGCGGCTGGCGGTGGAATTCGGCCGCGACGACGCGGTCGCGCTGACGAGGGCCGGGCACGCGCTCGGTCACTTCGTCGGCGATCTCGACGGGGGCATCGCGCTCATCGACCGGGCGGTGCTGCTCAACCCCAACTTCGCCCCCGCCTGGTTCCTCGGCGGCTACCTGCGCGTCTTCCGCGGTGAAGCGGAAAGCGCGGCCGAGCATTTCACCCATGCCGCCCGCCTGAGCCCGCTGGACCCGGAGATGTTCCGGATGCAGGCGGGGACGGCGCTGGCGCATTTTTTCGCCGGGCGCTTCGATGCCGCCGTGACCTGGGCGGACAAGGCGTTGGGGAACCTGCCTATCCTCCTGTCCGCCATGGCCCTGACGGCGGCGAGCCACGCGCTCGGTGGGCGGACGGAGGAGGCGCGGCAGGCGATGCGGCAGCTGCGCGCGCTCGACCCGTCCTTGCGCGTCTCCACCCTCAAGGAGTGGCTGCCGATTCACCGTCCCGAGGATCTCGCGCGGTTTGCGAAGGGGCTGCGGCTGGCTGGGTTGCCCGAGTGAGCGCAGCCCTTGTCTGAAGCGCGCCAGGAGCGGACGGGCTGCCTTTGGGCGGCACGAGCAGGGAAACGGCCGTCGAGCCGCGACGGCAGCTAAGCGAGCGCATCTTGCGAGAGGATATCCGCTTCCGGAAAGAGCCCGAGCCCACGAATATGCGCTATCGCCGCTGCGGGATCGGCTACGAAAAGGACGACCACTAGGTCTTGCCGAGCGCGTGTGCAGCAAACGTAGAAGAGCCGCCTCGTTCGCTCGACGCTGGTTTCACCGCCTTCCTCCAGCGTCTTTTTGTCCCGCGCGGAAAGCTGCTTCAGCCCAAAGTATTTTTCGTAGGAAAATTGAACGTGCGTGCCCTCGTCGTCGTCGAGCACAACAAGCACGCGATCAAACTCAGCCCCCTTCACGCCTTGCTGGGTGGAGAAAGGCGACTCCTGATTGACGTAAGCCTGATAAGGCCGGAGCTGATTGGCCGGGCACGCGAGGAACGCGGCCATCGAACTGATCTCGATTGAAGGATCTTCCTCCTCCGCTTCGCCGTCTTCGTTCTCTTCGATCTCGGGTTCGTTCGCCGCGATATCTTCAAGGTAAGCGGATAGCCGGGGGTCAAACGCCACCAGTCGGCATTCTTTGGCAAGCATCAACACGTCACGGATGGTCGCCTGCGATTTCGGCCCCATCAGCTCACCGAGCTGATTGCTCACAGTCTGAAGCTGATCGAGTCGCTCGGCGACGTTCACTCCTTGCAGGTTGGCCTTCAGGAGCAACGGTGAATGGAGGCGAAGCAGCCGCATCGTATCGAAGTCCCGCCCGCCGCGGGCAGCCTCCGCAATCGGCAAAAGAAACGAAATTAACGGTCGCAGCGGCCAAGCCGTCCCATCCAGAAATCCGTTTTTGAAGGCGTCTGGCGCCTTGTCGTTAAGCGCGCCGTAGAGGTCTCCGAAACCCAATCGTTTCGCTGCCATGCGATGCACGATTACCAGCATTTTCACCGGATCGTTTTCGGCGGCGGGCTGCCACATCTCGTCATTATTAGCGTTAGCAACCCACGCCCGAACTTGCGCCACGCGTTCGTCGCGATGGGCATCGGTCGGTAGGACGAACAGTCGCGCCGTACCTACGACGGGCACTTCCTCCTCGCCATTTTTCTTCTTCCGGCCACCGACCTGAACCAAATCGTCGCCGTCACGCCGGATGGCGTTCGCGAGATTCAATACCGTGGTCGGTGAACGGAAGTTTTCCGGCTTGGGAATCGCTCGCCAACCGTCGGGTTTGGGAACCGTACCGATGCCGGTGGGATAAATGCGCTGCATCGGGTCGCCGAAGAACCCGAGGCAAAAGCGGGCCTGCTCCTGCTGCTGGACCGCCATTAACGCTTCGACGACGACGGGAAACGTATCCTGGCTCTCATCCACGAAAACGAACGGAAATTGCTGCGCGACGAGAGTTCGGAAAAGCGGGCGATGGATCATCAACTGCGAAGCCATCTTGATGATGTCGTCGTGGCCGAGGATGCCCTTGGCATAATCACTTCCAGTTCCATAAGTGAAGGTACGAACTCGAGTGATAGCCTCGCGCTGTTGCTCGTAGCGCACGATATCGTGGGCATTCTTCTCTCGCGTTTTCTGTTGAACGCGAGGGCCAAAATTAGCGGCGGCGTGCTGCAATTCTCCGATCCGCTCGCCGATCCTGTTCGCGACCCAAGTGGCGATGTCTGGCTGGAAGCTGCGCGCGACCGACCAAAGAAAACTATGGATCGTGGAGACGTGAACGAGGGGGTTGTTCCCCACGTCTGCCCAAATCTCCCCGGCGGCGATTTCGGTATAGGTGATGCAAGCTACGCGCTGTCTGCGTAGCCGTAATCGCTCGCCGTGGATGGCGATGATAGAGGCGAGCCCCTTGATCAGCGACGTGGTTTTGCCTGAACCCGCCCCGGCGACCATGTTGAAGCTGGTCGGCGGCTGTGCTGCCAGGCAATGCCGAAGATCTACGTCGGCCTGCGTATCGGGCTGTTGCGCGCGGCTACTCATCGACACTGGCCCCTTCCATTTCGGCCTCAACTTCGAGATCGACTTGTGCCTTGAGCCAAATGAGTCCGTCGCGAATGTACGCCGGAACCTGCCACTCTTCCGGTCGGGCCGTAAGCACACCAAGGGCGAACTTGGTCTTGTCGAACTTATCGCCACTGACCCGCTTGTGAAGCCCCGCCGCCAGCGCTGCAGGATCAGCCAGTGCACCGTGTAAGCGTAGTCCCAATTTCCTCTGCTCTGCGCTCTGACACCATTCGGCGTTCTCGAGCCCGAACGCTTCTTCCAAAGTCCGCCCGGCCAGCTTTGCGTGATGACCCTTCCAAATGATCGGCACGGGCGTCTGATAAGCAACCCGGACGCGGATCGTGCCGTCTGCCGGGGTTTCCTTTTCCTGCTCCGTCGCCGCGAAAAGATCGTCAATCAATTGCTTTGCCGGAAGCCATTTCACGAGAGTCTGGTTGGAAGTGACCGCTCCGGCTACAGGAAGGCATTTCTTACCGTAGCGACGGGCGGGTGCAGGGGCGGCGGCTTCGCCAGCCGGCGCGGGCGGAGCATCACCGACCAATAACAACTCGTAGTCATCAACAGCTTCCACTTCCAAGGTCTCGACTTCGACCTCAATCTCGTCATTGTCATCGTCATCGCCGTCATGATCGGCAGGCAAGAGGGTAACGCTGTCGACGTCGGTGATAATTAGCGTGACGATCCTTAGGAATTCAATCAGCGATTTGAATATGTGACCGAAGGCACCGCCAACCTCCAGAATGCAGATGCAGGAGGACCTTAGCGAGGTCGCCGCTTTCGATATCATAATCGGGAGCAGCAATCGCTCTACGTTGCCCTCCACGAGCACGGCTGCATCCGCAAAAAACAAATCGCAGTGGGTGAGCTTTAGGTACCGTTGCAGAAAATCGCGATGCTCTGTTTCCTGCGCATAGAATGCGGAGAGGTTGAGCACTTCGGTGACTTGATCGCTTCCAATCAAATCGCGCCGGAAGTAGCGAATTGGCTGAAATCCGCGCTCGTATAGGATGTGTGGCGAGTGCGTCGTAATAACCGCCTGGCTGGAGAATGATCCCCCCGCCTCATCCGGAATGACCAGCAAGTCCAGAATATTGCGAATGAACACCTGCTGGAGTTGCGCGTGAAGGTGCGCCTCGGGCTCCTCAATGAAAATGATATGGAGGGGAGCGCGCGCCTCCTCTTCGGCCTTCCAGCGCTCTTGAAGGTCGAGTACCTCGATTACCATATAAATTAAGTTCTTGAAGCCCAGCCCGTTGTAGGTGTCGGGCAGAACCACCTTCTGCGCGCCCTCCCCCACGATGTAGTGGACGCGCGCGTCCTGCGCCATGATGGACGCGGGGTTCAGTGCTGACTTGATTTCGAGCGTTGGGTTATTGAGGCCTGGGTAACCCAAGTGCTTTAATCGTTTCAACGTGTCCTTGAAAACCTCCGCAAGATGTTTGTCGAGGCCCACCTCGGACTCAAACAGCGCCTTTAGCGCCTGATGGTCGTCCTGACGCTGATCGAGATGGCGCTGGTAGAAGCGGCTTAGACGCTTCGACAAATCCTCCGAACGATCACCGGACACCGTTGATGGGTCCGCGAGATGCCGTTGCGCATTCAGGAAATCGACCTTGATGAGCGATTTCAGCACGGCAGCGCCGCCCGGTTCATCGCCCAGCGGCAGCGGCTGATATCCTGCCTTCGCCTGAAATTTCGGATCAAACCGCTTATGATCGAGGACGAAGTAGCGCAGCTCGTACTCGCGTCTCAGTTCCTTAGAGCGCCTAACAGAACCATCTCTGGACGAAGCGCCAGCAGATGAGGCTGGCCGCGATATGGTGAAAGGCAGTGAAGATGTCGGCGCGCCGTTCGTAGCGGACGGCGATGCGGCGGAAGCGGGCAAACCAAGCGAGCGTACGCTCGACCACCCATCGATATCGGCCGAGACGCTCGCTGCTTTCGACGCCACGCCGGGCAATCCGCGGAATGATCGCTCGTTGGCGCAGCGCCCGCCGGCAGTGAGCGAAGTCGTAGCCCTTGTCGGCATGCAGCTTGGCCGGTCGCCGCCGGGGCCGGCCCGCACACTGGCGGATCGCCGGCACGGCATCGACCAGCGCCTCCAGCAGCTTGCTGTCGTGCCGGTTGGCTGGCGAGATCCTCAGGGCGAGCGGGATGCCGTTAGCATCGACGAGGATGTGGCGCTTGGAGCCCGGCTTGCCGCGATCCGTCGGGTTCGGGCCGGTCTCCTCACCCCCCTTTTTGCCGGGACGCTGGCGCTGTCCACCGCCGCACGATCCCAGTTGATGGCGTTGGCATAGCCGAGACGGTCGAGCAGCACACGATGCAGCCGTTCCCACACGCCAGCCCGATGCCACTCGTGCAGACGCCGCCAGCAGGTCATACCCGAGCCGCAGCCCATCTCCACCGGCAGAAGCTCCCAAGGAATACCCGTGCGCAGCACGAACAGGATGCCGGTCAGCGCAGCACGATCGCACAGCCGGGGCCGTCCGCCTTTCGGCTTGGGCGGCTCCGGCGGGATCAGAGGTTCGATGATCGCCCACAAGGCGTCGCAAACAAGAGGGGCTGCCATGCCCCTACCAACCGTTCCCAGCCGGTTTTGTTACGCACTCTTAAGCAGGTAAGCCGACAGCGATTTCGGCCAAGGCACATAATCGCCTGCGCCACCAGCAAGCGCCGCCGCCTTCGCCCGGCCATCGTCACGAGCGGCGTGGTACCGCTGGATCAATTCGGTGATGTTCTTCGGCGCGAGTTCTACGCGGATACCGACGAGCGTTCTGGTCCAAGCGGTCGAAGGCAAGATGGGGATAACGAGATAGAGGTCTTCCGCTCCCACCTCGAACCAAAGGTCAAGCGAGATGGTGGGAAACTCGGCCTCTGGAATTTCGCCTTCTCGTTCGCCGATCTCATCCAGCAACGGCCAGACATACGAGCTGAAATCATACAGCGAGAAGGCATTTTTGCTGCCGGAGAGAAACATCTGCATCGCCTGCGTGGCAGATGTTTTCCCACTGTTGTTCGCTCCGACGAAAATGGAGATGTCGGATGCAAGCTCAACATGCACGTCACGAAGTCGGCGGAAATTCCGCAGTCGGTAAGAATGTAGATGCATCGCGATCCCTTTCCGGGATAGAGCCTACCGCCTCACAACCCCCTTGGGAATCCTAAAGACATGCGAACCGCTCGATTGAATTAGATGGCGGAGGTTGTCCATACCTTAATGTCGTTAAGTCCCGATACATCTCATGAGCTTGTATTGGCAGGGCCCGAACCGGCGCGACTGAATGTCCGAGAGAGGGCGCCAATCCGAGCGTCCGTTATCAAGGCGCCGTCTAACTTCCGCTCCTGGCGCAAAGCGGACCATCTCACTCGTACCGAAAGGGGCAACATTCCCTGCCCCCGATATGGGAGGTAAGCGTCGTCCGGAGGCTGCCTTGTGGGAACGGGGGCAGCGTGCTGAAATCTGGAGGTCGCCGCCACTGTGCGTGGCCGGCTCGGCATCGTGGCACGCAGCGTGATTTGCACCGCGGCGGTCCAGCGTATTGAGGTCATCACCGGCGCCGGTGGGTGAAGCACCTACTCGGCCGAGGAGGAGATCCGCTTGGTCGGCAAAGTCCGCGGCGGGCACGGCGCGGTGGCGCGCCGCCATGGCGTGTGAAACAGCCTGATCTAACTGACCACCTCGTTGATGATCTCCTCCGCGACAAGCGCCAGCCAGTAAGTGAGTTCAGAGGAAATTTCGCTCGTAACCTCTTCAGCGATCCTTCATCGCCCTCCGTACGAGAGTGCGAACGATATTCTCGCATTTTTCATAGTTTCTCGTTAAGCTGAGGCACAGCCATGGGGTGTGTGAGGCTGGTGCGCCGCACGCATCCCATATCCTTCATTTTGGTCAGATAACTACTAATTATCGCTCGACGCGGCAGTTGCCTTTCCAGCGAAGCGCCGCTGGTCTGTGACTTTCGACGAGCCCAGAGAGGTGATAAGGTGGACGCGGGAGAATGGGTGCTTGGCCTTGGTGGATCGGATCATGATTTTGCGGCTGTGCTCGCCCACGGATACGACCTCAGGGTAGCTATAGAAGAAGAGCGCTTGAGCCGGCGCAAATACGGCTTGGCCCATTGGTTCCAAAACCCGGTGGGTTTGTCGGTCCCCTATTGCCTCGATGCGTGCGGCATCGCATTGAAGGATGTCAGCCGCATCGTCAGTAGCGATCTCCTGCCAAGGAAGATCATGTCGGAATGGCCGGACATGGAGATCCGCACCTTTTCCCATCATCTATGCCATGCCGCTTCCGCCGTGTGCCTGTTGCCTCCCGACGCGAAGGCAGCCGTAATTGTCTATGACGGGGAAGGTTCGATCATTGGCCGTTCAATGTCCGGCACCGGGTTGAACCGCGAAACGTTCGGCTTCTTCCGGTATGAGGGCGGCGAGTTGTTGCGCCTCGGGCGAACCACCGGCTCTTGCTTCGACGAGGCGGACTCGGGCTACCCCACAGCGAGCGACAACTCCATCGGCATGCTCTACGAAGTCGTCACAGCGGCCATCGGGTTCGACTTAATGGAAACCGGAAAAACCATGGGGTTGGCCGCGCATGGACGGCCGAGGTTCCTGGCCGAGCTCGAGGCGCTTGTCACGTTTGGAAGCGGGATGGACGATTGCTTCTCCTGCAACCTGAATATGCCCGATGTTCGCGACCGCATCGGCGAACTGCTTAATAAGGAAATGGATCGCTTTGCCGCCCGCGTCGACATGGCGGCAAGCGCTCAGGTGCTTCTGGAGCGTGTCCTGCTGCACTGCTATCGCCTGTTGCCCGACGATCGCTATGATGCCGTCTGTCTCGTCGGCGGCTGCGCGCTTAACCCGGTGGCTAATTCCGTTCTTGCCAGACACCTACGGGACGGGGTGCGGCTCGTCGTTCCGCCGTTCGCTGGCGATGCGGGTATCGGCTTCGGCGCGCTCTGGCTGGATGCTCGCGAACAGGCCGGACGGCCTATCGCCTTCACAATGCGTGGCGCGCCGCTCGACCCGGCGGTTTCGCGGCCCGGCAAAACGTACTCCGCCACCGATATCGCGCAAGCGGTGAGCTTTGCGTATCCGAGCGTGGCGGTCGACGCCTCCGTTACAACGCCAGAAAACCTTGCTATGCGTCTCGCCCGCGGGGAGGTCATAGGGGTGTTCCAGGGCCCGTCGGAGTCCGGACCCAGGGCGTTGGGGGGCCGTAGTATCTTGGCTGACCCGAGGGATGCGTTGGTGCGTGAGCGCATCAACAGGTCGATCAAGCATCGCGAGCCATTCCGGCCCTTGGCGCCGATGATCCTCGCCGAAGACTTCCCGAGCTATTTCGACGATCCTCGTCAGATGGACCGGTTCATGCTGCGCGTGGCAACCGCAACCGAGCGGTGCCGCCGTGAGGCCCCGGCCATCGTGCACGTCGACGGCACTGCCCGCGTCCAAATCATCGACGAGCGTTCGGACCCGTTCCTGCTGGATATTCTGCGGGCCTTCCGTCAGCAGACGGGAGTTCCACTTCTGCTGAACACCTCCTTCAACCGGCGGGGCGAGCCCTTGGTCGAGACGCCCACGGATGCCATCGACGCGTTCCGCGGCATGGGGCTTGACGGGCTATTTCTGCAGGGGACCTACTGCCGGCCTATCTCCGCGTGAAGGCCGAGCGCCACGGCGACGGCAACGAATGCCTGTTCCAGCGACTCTGCCCGCAGTAGTGCTTTGATCGCTGCGTACAGGCTCTGTCGCGCGTTCGGCAGCCCGAGTAGGAAATGCAGCAGGTGCCCCCATTCCAACTCGTCGATCTGACGGCGTCCGATGCGTGGATCCTGACGGACCTTGATTTCCCGCAGATCCTCCTCCGTTAGTGCGCTGCCATTGCTCCGGAGAAACCGCTGCGTCACGCGGGGGTGCCGATGATATACCTCGGCCAGCACGCGCACCGTCGCCCGATGTATGCGTGGATCCGAATGGCCGAGCACTGGCTGCAGCAACGCAAGCCCCTCGTAGGGCCAGAAGGTCGCCACTTGGCAAATGGCCTGGAGGACTTGAAGGGATTCGTCGATCATACCGCCTTGCAGGAAGCAGTTCAGATTCTCCAGCAGTAGGTTCGACGTGCGCTCATCCGAACCAAAGCTATCGACGTACTGCTGGTACCGCATCGTGCGGCGGCGCGTCGACGGCGCCAGTTGGGCATGCCCGTAGATCACGCCGAAGCCGTCCTC includes the following:
- a CDS encoding UvrD-helicase domain-containing protein — protein: MSSRAQQPDTQADVDLRHCLAAQPPTSFNMVAGAGSGKTTSLIKGLASIIAIHGERLRLRRQRVACITYTEIAAGEIWADVGNNPLVHVSTIHSFLWSVARSFQPDIATWVANRIGERIGELQHAAANFGPRVQQKTREKNAHDIVRYEQQREAITRVRTFTYGTGSDYAKGILGHDDIIKMASQLMIHRPLFRTLVAQQFPFVFVDESQDTFPVVVEALMAVQQQEQARFCLGFFGDPMQRIYPTGIGTVPKPDGWRAIPKPENFRSPTTVLNLANAIRRDGDDLVQVGGRKKKNGEEEVPVVGTARLFVLPTDAHRDERVAQVRAWVANANNDEMWQPAAENDPVKMLVIVHRMAAKRLGFGDLYGALNDKAPDAFKNGFLDGTAWPLRPLISFLLPIAEAARGGRDFDTMRLLRLHSPLLLKANLQGVNVAERLDQLQTVSNQLGELMGPKSQATIRDVLMLAKECRLVAFDPRLSAYLEDIAANEPEIEENEDGEAEEEDPSIEISSMAAFLACPANQLRPYQAYVNQESPFSTQQGVKGAEFDRVLVVLDDDEGTHVQFSYEKYFGLKQLSARDKKTLEEGGETSVERTRRLFYVCCTRARQDLVVVLFVADPAAAIAHIRGLGLFPEADILSQDALA
- a CDS encoding SDR family oxidoreductase; translated protein: MKIVVIGGTGLIGSKLVKTLRERGHEALAASPNTGVNTITREGLVQAMDGAAVVVDVANAPVWEDKAVLDFFETSGRNLLAAEAAFGVRHHVALSIVGSERLPDNGYFRAKVAQEALIKASGIPYSILRATQFFEFVGGIAQSATVGGEVRLSPALIQPIASDDVVAALAEVALAPPVNDTLEVAGPEAIPLDELVRRFLQATNDTRQVVPDIHARYFGDVLNDQSLTPGQNPRLGAIRFADWLGR
- a CDS encoding carbamoyltransferase C-terminal domain-containing protein yields the protein MDAGEWVLGLGGSDHDFAAVLAHGYDLRVAIEEERLSRRKYGLAHWFQNPVGLSVPYCLDACGIALKDVSRIVSSDLLPRKIMSEWPDMEIRTFSHHLCHAASAVCLLPPDAKAAVIVYDGEGSIIGRSMSGTGLNRETFGFFRYEGGELLRLGRTTGSCFDEADSGYPTASDNSIGMLYEVVTAAIGFDLMETGKTMGLAAHGRPRFLAELEALVTFGSGMDDCFSCNLNMPDVRDRIGELLNKEMDRFAARVDMAASAQVLLERVLLHCYRLLPDDRYDAVCLVGGCALNPVANSVLARHLRDGVRLVVPPFAGDAGIGFGALWLDAREQAGRPIAFTMRGAPLDPAVSRPGKTYSATDIAQAVSFAYPSVAVDASVTTPENLAMRLARGEVIGVFQGPSESGPRALGGRSILADPRDALVRERINRSIKHREPFRPLAPMILAEDFPSYFDDPRQMDRFMLRVATATERCRREAPAIVHVDGTARVQIIDERSDPFLLDILRAFRQQTGVPLLLNTSFNRRGEPLVETPTDAIDAFRGMGLDGLFLQGTYCRPISA
- a CDS encoding AAA family ATPase — its product is MHLHSYRLRNFRRLRDVHVELASDISIFVGANNSGKTSATQAMQMFLSGSKNAFSLYDFSSYVWPLLDEIGEREGEIPEAEFPTISLDLWFEVGAEDLYLVIPILPSTAWTRTLVGIRVELAPKNITELIQRYHAARDDGRAKAAALAGGAGDYVPWPKSLSAYLLKSA
- a CDS encoding winged helix-turn-helix domain-containing tetratricopeptide repeat protein, whose amino-acid sequence is MFGDYQLDQERRELTLRGRIVGVGPQVFDLLLHLVRNRDRVVSKDDLLEVVWNGRIVSESTITSHINAVRKAIGDNGEEQRLIRTVPRKGFRFVGAIEVGAAGVGAIGETPQPGGSGIASRASSEGRETPSGPVLPDKPSITVLPFQNLSGDPEQDYFADGVVEDIIAALSRLRWLFVIARNSSFAYKGRAVDVTEVGRELGVRYVLEGSVRKSGNKVRITGQLIDATTGTHLWAERFEGTLDDLFELQDRIAESVVGAIAPQLERAEIERAKRKPTESLGAYDYYLRGMAKLHSGTREAIDAALPLFHKATELDPEFASAYGGAAWCHLWRKVNGWMTDRPREIGEGVRLARLAVEFGRDDAVALTRAGHALGHFVGDLDGGIALIDRAVLLNPNFAPAWFLGGYLRVFRGEAESAAEHFTHAARLSPLDPEMFRMQAGTALAHFFAGRFDAAVTWADKALGNLPILLSAMALTAASHALGGRTEEARQAMRQLRALDPSLRVSTLKEWLPIHRPEDLARFAKGLRLAGLPE
- a CDS encoding ATP-dependent nuclease, which encodes MLKSLIKVDFLNAQRHLADPSTVSGDRSEDLSKRLSRFYQRHLDQRQDDHQALKALFESEVGLDKHLAEVFKDTLKRLKHLGYPGLNNPTLEIKSALNPASIMAQDARVHYIVGEGAQKVVLPDTYNGLGFKNLIYMVIEVLDLQERWKAEEEARAPLHIIFIEEPEAHLHAQLQQVFIRNILDLLVIPDEAGGSFSSQAVITTHSPHILYERGFQPIRYFRRDLIGSDQVTEVLNLSAFYAQETEHRDFLQRYLKLTHCDLFFADAAVLVEGNVERLLLPIMISKAATSLRSSCICILEVGGAFGHIFKSLIEFLRIVTLIITDVDSVTLLPADHDGDDDDNDEIEVEVETLEVEAVDDYELLLVGDAPPAPAGEAAAPAPARRYGKKCLPVAGAVTSNQTLVKWLPAKQLIDDLFAATEQEKETPADGTIRVRVAYQTPVPIIWKGHHAKLAGRTLEEAFGLENAEWCQSAEQRKLGLRLHGALADPAALAAGLHKRVSGDKFDKTKFALGVLTARPEEWQVPAYIRDGLIWLKAQVDLEVEAEMEGASVDE
- a CDS encoding carboxymuconolactone decarboxylase family protein — its product is MTRMAWHEVAPDGAKALFGVHHYVTKNTNLPEELIHLVFLRVSQINGCAHCIDLHSRDLRKTMSVDKATLVPVWEEVPHLFSDTERAALAWAEEVTRISETHASDTAYAAAAAAFAPKELVDLTIAIAAMNAFNRLGAPFRLPVAAKA
- a CDS encoding IS5 family transposase (programmed frameshift), with translation MAAPLVCDALWAIIEPLIPPEPPKPKGGRPRLCDRAALTGILFVLRTGIPWELLPVEMGCGSGMTCWRRLHEWHRAGVWERLHRVLLDRLGYANAINWDRAAVDSASVPGKKGGEETGPNPTDRGKPGSKRHILVDANGIPLALRISPANRHDSKLLEALVDAVPAIRQCAGRPRRRPAKLHADKGYDFAHCRRALRQRAIIPRIARRGVESSERLGRYRWVVERTLAWFARFRRIAVRYERRADIFTAFHHIAASLICWRFVQRWFC